The following proteins are co-located in the Tardibacter chloracetimidivorans genome:
- a CDS encoding cupin domain-containing protein, producing the protein MSEASELIRRLDLQPHPEGGWYRETWRAESPDGARGTATAILFLLEAGQKSHWHRVDATELWLFHAGASLCLQTADSDEGPIRSTRLGGDVLAGDVPQHRIAPHQWQAADADRGWALVSCIVSPAFAFSGFELAAPGWMPGG; encoded by the coding sequence ATGAGCGAGGCATCGGAGCTGATCCGCAGGCTGGACCTGCAACCCCATCCGGAAGGCGGCTGGTACCGCGAAACCTGGCGGGCGGAATCGCCCGATGGAGCGCGCGGCACGGCGACCGCGATATTGTTTCTGCTGGAGGCTGGGCAGAAATCCCATTGGCACAGAGTGGACGCGACCGAACTCTGGCTTTTCCATGCCGGAGCCTCGCTTTGCCTCCAGACAGCCGACAGCGACGAAGGCCCGATCCGTTCAACGCGTCTTGGCGGCGACGTTCTGGCAGGCGATGTGCCCCAGCACCGGATTGCGCCACATCAATGGCAGGCGGCCGACGCCGACCGGGGCTGGGCTCTGGTGTCGTGCATTGTGTCGCCCGCATTCGCGTTCAGCGGGTTCGAGCTTGCCGCCCCCGGCTGGATGCCCGGCGGCTAA